In Nasonia vitripennis strain AsymCx chromosome 2, Nvit_psr_1.1, whole genome shotgun sequence, a genomic segment contains:
- the LOC100679082 gene encoding uncharacterized protein LOC100679082 isoform X2 — protein MMRKVNACTGVIVPLLILVIVKNANALPIQYLPEVPGFIPVYIRYGDQPLEEINPMLAEAFHESTGISKSIGENKLDESASEKTKKDSPAQVIPLKQLISALSQDRKDNIKNPLSENESIVEKLNEFLPLENIEVKIIMGDQAKR, from the exons ATGATGCGAAAAGTGAATGCGTGTACAGGCGTGATTGTGCCACTTCTTATTTTAGTTATAGTGAAAAATGCTA ATGCACTGCCCATCCAATATTTACCTGAGGTTCCCGGTTTTATACCTGTGTATATAAGATATGGCGACCAACCTTTGGAGGAAATTAATCCCATGCTAGCTGAAGCTTTTCATGAATCGACTGGAATTTCAAAG AGTATTGGAGAAAACAAACTGGATGAGTCTGCATctgaaaaaacaaagaaagatAGTCCAGCCCAAGTGATTCCTTTAAAGCAATTAATCTCTGCTTTATCCCAAGATCGAAAGGATAACATTAAAAATCCGTTATCTGAAAATGAATCAATCGTGGAAAAA CTGAACGAGTTTTTACcgttagaaaatattgaagttaaaataattatgGGTGATCAAGCAAAACGATAA